The proteins below are encoded in one region of Candidatus Cloacimonas sp.:
- a CDS encoding thymidine phosphorylase, translating into MKEENPVELLIKKRDGYALAAEEIAYLVQGYLKDEIADYQMSAFLMACFLQGLNPEEISALTQCYIESGGTINFDNCLPVADKHSTGGVGDKISLMLAPIAASLGLLVPMISGRGLGHTGGTLDKLESISGFRTSFSLQEFKALVENHGFALAGQSSELVPADKKIYALRDVTATVESPGLITASIMSKKIAEGTKHLVIDLKIGSGAFMPNVRKAKELAELLMTTGKSFGQKVTVVFSNMNAPLGHAVGNALEMIEAIEYLKGNYLPDTYELTTVLTAQMLISAGKAKDFEQAKTMIDEAVASGKALEKLKEIIIAQGGEPKVLEDYSLFASSPVIYPIIAKQSGWVHKIDCRAIGYALVHIKAGRKKVTDTLDYGAGAMLYPKIGDEIKSGDKIGEIHCADKNEAEETAKLILNAYQIADTRKDKEDLILEIAFSEE; encoded by the coding sequence ATGAAAGAAGAAAATCCCGTGGAACTTTTAATTAAAAAGCGCGATGGCTATGCTCTTGCTGCAGAGGAAATTGCCTATTTAGTCCAAGGATATCTGAAGGACGAAATTGCCGATTACCAAATGAGCGCATTTTTGATGGCTTGCTTTTTGCAGGGCTTGAATCCTGAAGAAATATCCGCTTTAACGCAGTGCTATATTGAATCCGGAGGTACTATCAATTTTGATAATTGTCTGCCGGTTGCCGATAAACACTCCACTGGAGGCGTGGGAGATAAAATCAGCTTGATGCTGGCTCCAATTGCTGCTTCTTTAGGTTTGCTGGTGCCAATGATTTCGGGACGCGGCTTAGGACATACAGGAGGGACTTTAGATAAACTGGAATCCATTTCGGGGTTTAGAACTTCCTTTTCTCTGCAGGAATTCAAGGCCTTGGTGGAAAACCACGGATTTGCTTTAGCAGGGCAATCCTCAGAACTTGTTCCTGCCGATAAAAAAATATATGCCTTAAGAGATGTAACCGCTACCGTGGAAAGTCCTGGATTAATAACTGCCAGCATAATGAGCAAAAAAATCGCTGAAGGAACAAAGCACCTGGTGATTGACCTAAAAATAGGCAGCGGTGCTTTTATGCCCAATGTCAGAAAAGCTAAAGAACTGGCTGAATTATTGATGACAACCGGAAAAAGCTTCGGTCAAAAAGTGACCGTGGTCTTCTCTAATATGAATGCTCCCTTGGGACATGCGGTTGGAAATGCTCTGGAAATGATTGAGGCAATTGAATACTTAAAAGGAAACTATTTACCCGATACCTATGAACTTACTACTGTTTTAACCGCTCAAATGCTCATCAGCGCTGGAAAGGCAAAGGATTTTGAACAGGCAAAAACGATGATTGATGAAGCCGTTGCCAGCGGAAAGGCATTAGAAAAACTAAAGGAAATAATTATTGCTCAAGGTGGGGAACCAAAAGTGCTGGAGGACTATTCCCTTTTTGCCTCCTCACCGGTAATTTATCCAATTATAGCTAAACAAAGCGGTTGGGTGCATAAAATTGACTGCAGGGCTATTGGCTATGCCTTAGTGCATATTAAAGCAGGCAGAAAAAAAGTAACTGATACCCTGGATTATGGAGCCGGCGCTATGCTCTATCCCAAAATTGGAGATGAAATTAAAAGCGGTGATAAAATAGGAGAAATTCACTGTGCAGATAAAAACGAGGCAGAAGAAACAGCGAAATTGATTTTGAATGCCTATCAAATAGCCGATACCCGAAAAGACAAGGAAGACCTCATCCTGGAAATTGCTTTTTCTGAGGAATGA
- the phnE gene encoding phosphonate ABC transporter, permease protein PhnE, whose product MLKKMKILGIEYALWLYIFACICWFLLRIFSISASSYIIFLIPLLIAILISLSKNNIAAKITIPEVSGWFWKVELAIVIGITFIMAWVIVDVKPVAFFTQAANTGSILKGIFSPNLKELVPMLGALVETIYLALLATVFAIPFAFVLSFFAAKNLMFHSVIGKIIYFIIRTISTVFRSIEAIVWAIIFCVWVGIGPFAGMLALWIHSIAALIKLYSEQIENIDPGPVEAIKATGASTLQVWRFGVTPQILSPYLAFTIYRWDMNIRMATVVGFVGGGGIGLALYQQQQMLAWRNVGLIMWLIALIVWAMDIFSGYIRSKLVTS is encoded by the coding sequence ATGTTAAAGAAGATGAAAATTTTGGGTATTGAATATGCCCTCTGGTTATATATTTTTGCCTGTATCTGCTGGTTTTTATTGCGGATATTCAGTATTTCCGCAAGCAGCTATATTATCTTTCTTATTCCTTTGCTTATAGCTATTCTTATTTCACTAAGCAAGAATAACATAGCAGCCAAAATAACCATCCCTGAAGTTAGCGGTTGGTTCTGGAAAGTAGAGCTGGCAATAGTAATCGGCATAACCTTTATTATGGCTTGGGTGATTGTGGATGTAAAACCGGTTGCCTTTTTTACCCAGGCAGCCAATACCGGTTCCATCCTTAAAGGCATTTTCAGTCCGAATTTGAAAGAACTTGTCCCAATGCTGGGCGCTTTGGTAGAAACCATCTATTTGGCTTTACTGGCTACTGTTTTTGCTATTCCTTTTGCATTTGTGCTCTCCTTTTTTGCTGCCAAAAATTTAATGTTCCATTCCGTTATCGGCAAGATTATCTATTTTATTATCCGCACTATTTCCACAGTTTTCAGAAGTATTGAGGCAATTGTTTGGGCTATAATCTTTTGCGTTTGGGTAGGCATCGGCCCTTTTGCCGGAATGCTCGCTTTATGGATACATTCCATTGCCGCTCTGATAAAATTATACAGCGAACAGATTGAAAATATTGACCCCGGTCCTGTTGAAGCTATCAAAGCAACGGGTGCTTCAACTTTACAGGTATGGCGTTTTGGAGTTACACCCCAAATTTTATCTCCCTATTTGGCTTTTACCATTTACCGCTGGGATATGAATATCCGAATGGCTACGGTGGTAGGTTTTGTTGGCGGAGGTGGAATTGGTTTGGCACTATATCAACAGCAGCAAATGCTTGCATGGAGAAATGTAGGTTTAATAATGTGGTTGATTGCTTTAATTGTTTGGGCGATGGATATTTTCAGCGGTTACATTCGTTCTAAACTCGTTACCAGTTAG
- the panB gene encoding 3-methyl-2-oxobutanoate hydroxymethyltransferase, translated as MTKVKSKNNYLAKFQEMKREGEKICMLTAYDYAMAKCISATAIDLILVGDSLGMVVLGYADTLQVTLANMIEHCSAVRRGAPDAFIIVDMPYLTYHLSEQRTRQNAAKLIVQSKADAVKLEGGSLSRVQAIKAIVDMEIPVCAHLGLTPQSIRKFGGYLVQGKKPEEQEELINQAKEVEKAGAFMLVLEGIPELLGKEITKAVSIPTIGIGAGRYTDGQVLVYHDLLGYSDMQPKYVKQYANLNNDITEAIELYVQEVKDRAFPAKENIYFPIT; from the coding sequence ATGACCAAAGTAAAGAGTAAAAACAATTATCTGGCTAAGTTTCAGGAAATGAAACGGGAGGGAGAAAAGATCTGTATGCTTACCGCTTATGACTATGCGATGGCAAAATGCATTTCTGCCACTGCCATAGATCTCATTTTGGTAGGAGATTCTTTAGGGATGGTAGTTTTGGGCTATGCGGATACGCTGCAGGTTACTTTGGCAAATATGATTGAACACTGTTCAGCTGTCCGCCGGGGAGCTCCCGATGCTTTTATTATAGTCGATATGCCCTATCTGACATATCATCTTTCGGAACAGCGAACCCGGCAAAATGCCGCTAAGCTAATCGTGCAGAGTAAAGCTGATGCCGTTAAACTTGAAGGCGGTTCTTTATCCAGGGTGCAAGCCATCAAAGCGATTGTAGATATGGAAATTCCCGTTTGTGCGCACTTGGGTTTAACTCCTCAATCTATTCGTAAATTTGGTGGTTATCTTGTGCAGGGGAAAAAACCGGAAGAACAAGAGGAACTTATTAACCAGGCAAAAGAAGTGGAAAAGGCGGGTGCCTTTATGCTTGTTCTGGAAGGCATTCCGGAACTTTTAGGCAAAGAAATAACGAAAGCAGTGAGCATTCCTACTATTGGCATCGGAGCCGGAAGATATACTGATGGTCAGGTTCTGGTTTATCACGATTTACTTGGCTATTCGGATATGCAACCTAAATATGTTAAGCAATATGCAAATTTAAATAATGACATCACGGAAGCGATAGAATTATATGTGCAAGAAGTGAAAGACAGGGCTTTTCCCGCTAAGGAAAACATCTATTTCCCCATTACATAG
- a CDS encoding bifunctional response regulator/alkaline phosphatase family protein, translating into MKQMHILWVDDEIDLLKPFILFLEERNYPVETCNNGTDAIEKVVENKYDLVILDEMMPGLDGLSTLQEIKRINPALPIVMVTKSEEEGLMDKAIASQISDYLIKPINPNQIIMAIKKIFQADEIRANQIGQQYTRFIAELNQKLFATPDWNEWSEIYRELSYWELQIDQVNDEGLRQTHFLEKRNCNTEFTNYVERNYSNWLKSDERPNLSFDLISQYIAPHFEENLPIYFIIVDCMRLDQYLAIQPYIQELFDEELELYYSILPTATPYSRNSIFSGLMPIDIAKRFPDYWVTSSEMDNSRNRNEHQLLDEHIEELGYKLDPTSKYVKIFNMEEGNFVLRKIETWNKENLIVLVYNFLDLLAHHRSRDQILQETIPNEEGLRAFTKHWFLHSSLYEALKLIAKQDAIVILSTDHGSIKVNRATQVIGDKDTSVTVRYKEGKNLSVNERHALFVKKPGDYGLPTKSIVDNFIFAKDDYYFVYPNAYHQYQKQFNGTFQHGGVSMEEMILPLAICRTKKK; encoded by the coding sequence ATGAAACAAATGCACATACTCTGGGTTGACGATGAAATAGACCTGCTTAAACCCTTTATCCTCTTCCTGGAAGAAAGAAACTATCCCGTTGAGACCTGTAACAACGGAACCGACGCTATTGAAAAAGTAGTGGAAAATAAATATGACCTGGTAATTTTAGACGAAATGATGCCAGGTTTGGATGGTCTTTCCACTTTGCAGGAAATTAAACGCATCAATCCCGCTTTGCCAATTGTAATGGTTACTAAAAGCGAAGAAGAGGGCTTGATGGATAAGGCGATTGCTTCGCAGATTTCGGATTATTTAATTAAACCCATCAACCCTAATCAAATTATTATGGCAATTAAAAAGATCTTCCAGGCAGATGAAATTCGAGCCAATCAAATTGGACAACAATATACCCGTTTTATTGCAGAATTGAATCAAAAGCTTTTTGCCACCCCCGATTGGAATGAATGGAGCGAAATTTATCGGGAACTTAGCTATTGGGAATTGCAAATTGATCAGGTGAACGATGAGGGCTTACGCCAAACTCACTTTCTGGAAAAACGCAATTGCAACACGGAATTTACTAACTATGTGGAACGCAACTATAGCAATTGGCTGAAAAGCGATGAACGACCTAACCTTAGTTTTGACCTGATTTCCCAATATATAGCTCCGCATTTTGAAGAAAACCTGCCCATCTATTTTATTATTGTGGATTGTATGCGTCTGGATCAATATCTGGCAATCCAACCCTATATCCAGGAATTATTTGACGAAGAATTGGAACTCTATTATTCCATTTTGCCAACTGCCACCCCCTACAGCAGAAATTCCATTTTCAGTGGTTTAATGCCTATTGATATTGCTAAACGCTTTCCCGATTATTGGGTAACTTCCAGTGAAATGGATAACAGCCGGAATCGCAATGAACATCAATTGCTGGATGAACATATTGAAGAACTTGGCTATAAGCTTGATCCTACCAGCAAATATGTTAAGATTTTCAATATGGAAGAGGGTAACTTCGTCCTACGCAAAATTGAAACCTGGAATAAAGAAAACCTGATTGTCCTCGTCTATAATTTCCTTGATCTTTTAGCACACCATAGAAGCAGAGACCAAATTCTACAGGAAACTATTCCCAATGAAGAAGGTCTGCGTGCCTTCACTAAACACTGGTTTTTGCATTCCTCACTCTATGAAGCTCTGAAACTGATTGCCAAACAAGATGCGATTGTAATTCTTTCTACAGACCACGGTTCCATAAAAGTAAATCGCGCTACGCAAGTGATTGGTGATAAAGATACTTCGGTAACAGTTCGCTATAAAGAAGGTAAAAACCTGTCCGTTAATGAACGCCACGCTTTGTTCGTAAAAAAACCCGGCGACTATGGCTTACCTACTAAGAGCATTGTGGATAACTTTATCTTTGCCAAGGACGATTACTATTTCGTGTATCCTAATGCCTATCACCAATATCAGAAACAGTTTAACGGCACTTTTCAACATGGAGGTGTCTCTATGGAAGAAATGATTCTACCTCTTGCTATCTGCCGAACCAAAAAAAAGTGA